In one Mucilaginibacter ginsenosidivorax genomic region, the following are encoded:
- a CDS encoding (Fe-S)-binding protein, whose translation MTNFKIPTMAQMAADGIEPEILFWVGCAGSFDERAQKITRDICKILHHVGISYAVLGTEESCTGDPAKRAGNEFLFQMQAMTNIEVLNGYNIKKIVTGCPHCFNTIRNEYPGLGGNYDVIHHSQLIQQLIDEGKLKAEGGESFKGKKITFHDPCYLGRANNVYEAPRAALEILDAELVEMKRCKSNGLCCGAGGAQMFKEPEKGTKDINLERMQDVIEAKANIVAAGCPFCMTMLTDGVKLQDKQDEIQVLDIAEITVRANGL comes from the coding sequence ATGACAAACTTCAAAATACCCACCATGGCCCAAATGGCCGCCGACGGCATTGAACCCGAAATATTGTTCTGGGTTGGCTGCGCAGGTAGTTTTGACGAGCGGGCGCAAAAAATAACCCGCGATATATGTAAAATACTGCATCATGTAGGCATCAGTTATGCCGTTTTGGGTACAGAAGAAAGCTGTACCGGCGACCCTGCCAAACGGGCCGGTAACGAATTTTTGTTCCAGATGCAGGCCATGACCAATATTGAGGTGCTTAATGGCTATAATATTAAAAAAATAGTAACCGGCTGCCCGCACTGTTTTAACACCATCAGGAATGAATATCCGGGTTTGGGTGGTAATTATGATGTAATACACCATAGCCAGCTGATACAACAATTAATTGATGAAGGTAAGCTGAAAGCCGAGGGAGGCGAAAGCTTTAAAGGTAAAAAGATCACTTTTCATGACCCCTGTTACTTAGGCCGGGCAAATAACGTTTATGAAGCTCCGCGGGCCGCGCTGGAGATACTGGACGCCGAACTGGTTGAAATGAAACGCTGTAAAAGTAATGGCTTATGCTGTGGCGCAGGCGGTGCGCAAATGTTTAAAGAACCCGAAAAAGGCACAAAAGATATCAACCTTGAACGCATGCAGGATGTAATTGAAGCCAAAGCAAATATTGTAGCTGCCGGCTGCCCCTTTTGTATGACCATGCTTACCGATGGTGTTAAGCTACAGGATAAACAGGATGAGATCCAAGTGTTGGATATTGCCGAGATAACGGTAAGGGCAAATGGGCTATAA
- a CDS encoding DUF2750 domain-containing protein, whose protein sequence is MLQDIAIIELKYNTFIERAAAARSVWGLKSKTGWANSHSNDDEEVSVIPFWSDRALAKACARDDWKGYLPVEILIAEFLESWCVEMDENDVLAGINWDAKMFGKESPALNVALDILNQLSTNNTAIVFKNYSGVDDFIANINELPDDL, encoded by the coding sequence ATGCTGCAGGATATCGCAATCATCGAACTGAAATATAATACATTTATTGAACGGGCAGCCGCAGCCAGATCGGTATGGGGGTTGAAAAGTAAAACAGGATGGGCCAATTCGCACTCAAATGACGATGAGGAAGTTAGCGTAATTCCATTTTGGTCGGACAGAGCCCTTGCCAAAGCTTGTGCACGTGATGACTGGAAAGGCTACCTGCCGGTTGAAATTCTGATAGCCGAATTTTTAGAAAGCTGGTGTGTGGAAATGGACGAAAACGACGTGCTGGCCGGTATTAACTGGGACGCCAAAATGTTTGGAAAAGAAAGCCCTGCCTTAAATGTAGCACTTGATATCCTTAACCAGTTAAGTACTAACAACACAGCAATTGTATTTAAAAACTACAGCGGCGTAGATGACTTTATTGCCAATATAAACGAGTTGCCCGACGACTTATAA
- a CDS encoding universal stress protein, producing MNTILVLTDFSENANHAAKAAPLLAAKLHSDIIIFNSYYDHPVIPVYAGGPLALDQLVFRKEDSISALHKLARQLGHLHNGQVNEEFKPQIHTQSGEGSLGNNLAAVINEKKVSFIVMGGSLNSPVNHLFFGSDTMDVVDHATCPVIIIPPKVTLEKLKKITLATAFEPFDSFAITYLANLSKQLGFELEIVHISVFEKYEDPDKEKALLRHIKKLEDSGVVYKQIRGKDVIDRLNHLCKENGSDMLALVHYEHGLLSSIFKKSTTEKALGRHHIPLMVIPADIQ from the coding sequence ATGAATACCATCCTCGTACTTACCGATTTCTCTGAAAATGCAAACCACGCAGCCAAAGCAGCCCCGCTGCTTGCCGCGAAATTGCACAGCGATATAATTATTTTTAATTCCTACTATGACCATCCGGTAATACCCGTTTATGCAGGTGGCCCTTTAGCTCTTGATCAGCTTGTTTTTCGGAAGGAAGATAGTATCTCCGCCCTTCATAAGCTGGCCAGGCAATTAGGCCATTTACACAATGGACAGGTTAATGAAGAATTTAAGCCACAAATCCACACGCAAAGTGGCGAAGGCTCACTGGGAAATAACCTTGCGGCAGTTATCAACGAAAAAAAAGTATCGTTTATCGTAATGGGGGGCAGTTTAAACAGCCCGGTTAACCATCTTTTTTTTGGTAGCGATACCATGGATGTGGTTGACCATGCAACATGCCCTGTTATAATTATTCCTCCAAAGGTTACTTTGGAAAAGCTGAAGAAGATCACTTTGGCAACCGCATTTGAACCTTTTGATAGTTTTGCCATTACCTACCTGGCCAATCTGAGTAAGCAGCTGGGTTTTGAGCTGGAAATTGTACATATATCGGTGTTTGAAAAGTATGAGGATCCTGATAAGGAAAAAGCTTTGCTAAGGCATATCAAAAAGCTTGAGGATTCGGGCGTCGTTTATAAACAGATACGCGGGAAAGATGTAATTGACAGGCTGAACCACCTTTGTAAAGAGAACGGATCGGATATGCTGGCGCTGGTTCATTATGAGCATGGCTTGCTTTCAAGTATTTTTAAAAAATCTACCACCGAAAAGGCGCTTGGCCGTCATCATATCCCACTAATGGTTATTCCTGCGGACATTCAATAA
- a CDS encoding M28 family peptidase, which translates to MIKPLLITLFALSAGMANAQSSSTIDNYYPLLRNTFIEANAYKTVAFVEKRWRIPGNSGFNESIFEVEKTLQQAGYKKEVKGEADGPLTYRIETREMHRPTWEPVNAIVTIEGDAKPLLTFATNRNMLAIYSASTPPGGVNAEVLFVDEAGLKNLDGKDLKGKIVFAETNVGRFYASAVKNGALGAMGYSMPAYTQPEKNVNSIQFGGIRYQDSLSQKFGILLSYAAKERLKAALQKGPVKVHVEVESKIYPSKELTIVANARGTAKPDERFVFSAHVQEPGANDNATGVGTLAEMARVTATVINQKKFSPKRTITFLWGDEIVSTGRYITEDTLRAKGIKWGLSLDMVGEDVSKTGGSFLIEKMPDPSAIWTRGKDKHTEWGGRALQESDLFPHYFNDLTLNRCMQQGRDNGWVVKSNPFEGGSDHTPFLQSKIPGLLMWHFTDVFYHTDADRLNMVSAQEMKNVGVSALATAYTLTAADEPTTFTLIDELQKNATDRLKDEYALSAQSIKDGLPADAERHKIDVWAKWYTDALGKMTDINVDGSTAPINTRIAHAKQAVMDLNLKIDADLK; encoded by the coding sequence ATGATTAAACCGTTATTAATAACATTGTTTGCGCTATCTGCCGGGATGGCAAACGCCCAAAGTTCAAGTACAATTGATAATTATTACCCACTTCTGCGAAATACATTTATTGAAGCCAATGCTTATAAAACGGTAGCATTTGTTGAAAAACGCTGGAGGATACCCGGTAATTCGGGCTTTAACGAAAGCATTTTCGAAGTTGAAAAAACACTGCAGCAGGCCGGATATAAAAAAGAGGTAAAAGGCGAGGCCGATGGTCCGCTAACCTACCGAATTGAAACCCGCGAAATGCACCGCCCCACCTGGGAACCGGTTAACGCTATTGTAACCATAGAAGGCGACGCAAAGCCACTGCTTACATTTGCTACCAACCGCAATATGCTGGCTATCTATTCGGCAAGTACGCCGCCGGGAGGTGTTAACGCAGAGGTGCTTTTTGTTGATGAAGCCGGCCTGAAAAACCTTGACGGCAAAGATTTAAAAGGCAAAATTGTTTTTGCGGAAACTAATGTGGGCAGATTTTATGCGTCGGCTGTTAAAAACGGTGCGCTTGGCGCAATGGGTTATAGCATGCCGGCCTACACACAGCCCGAAAAAAATGTAAATTCTATCCAGTTTGGCGGCATCAGGTACCAGGATTCCTTGAGTCAGAAATTTGGGATCCTCCTTTCGTATGCTGCTAAAGAAAGGCTTAAAGCTGCTTTACAAAAAGGACCCGTTAAAGTTCACGTTGAGGTGGAATCAAAAATATATCCATCAAAGGAGCTTACCATAGTGGCTAATGCCCGCGGTACAGCCAAACCCGACGAACGTTTTGTATTTAGCGCGCACGTACAGGAGCCGGGCGCCAATGACAACGCTACCGGGGTAGGCACACTTGCCGAAATGGCAAGGGTGACCGCAACAGTCATCAACCAGAAAAAATTCAGTCCTAAACGCACCATCACGTTTTTGTGGGGCGATGAAATTGTATCAACCGGCAGGTATATTACTGAAGATACCCTGAGGGCCAAAGGCATTAAATGGGGATTAAGCCTGGATATGGTGGGCGAAGATGTAAGCAAAACAGGCGGCAGTTTCCTGATTGAAAAAATGCCCGACCCATCGGCTATCTGGACCCGCGGTAAGGATAAACATACGGAATGGGGTGGCCGGGCTTTGCAGGAATCGGACTTGTTTCCGCATTATTTTAATGATTTAACACTTAACCGCTGTATGCAGCAGGGCCGCGATAATGGCTGGGTAGTAAAAAGCAACCCTTTTGAAGGCGGTAGCGATCACACTCCATTTTTGCAGTCCAAAATTCCCGGTTTATTGATGTGGCATTTTACCGATGTATTTTACCACACCGATGCCGACAGGTTAAATATGGTTTCGGCACAGGAAATGAAAAATGTTGGCGTAAGCGCGTTAGCGACAGCCTATACACTAACCGCGGCAGATGAGCCTACTACATTTACATTAATTGACGAGCTGCAAAAAAACGCGACCGACAGGCTAAAAGATGAATATGCATTAAGCGCGCAGTCCATTAAAGACGGATTGCCGGCCGATGCCGAAAGACATAAAATTGATGTATGGGCAAAATGGTATACCGATGCTTTGGGCAAAATGACAGATATTAACGTTGATGGCAGCACCGCGCCAATAAATACCAGGATAGCACACGCAAAGCAGGCAGTGATGGATTTAAATTTAAAAATTGATGCCGATCTTAAATAA
- a CDS encoding cation-translocating P-type ATPase: MTLNNLDIKGLSSKEVTEARQRYGANSLTYKKENGFIDALKSIVKEPMVILLLVTAAIYFISGKNGDGFFLASAVILVSGISLYQDSRSRNALDKLKDYSQPTCKVIRDGVIVEIKSGDLVIGDCLIVEEGTSVSADGVIIQSNDFSVNESILTGESLPVYKDKSTTDNTILRGTTVAGGLAIARVTAIGNKTRLGAIGKSLEAITEEKTPLELQINNFVKKMVVAGAIVFIIVWAINYTHSRNLTDSLIKALTLAMSILPEEIPVAFTSFMALGAWRLMKMGIVVKQMKTVETLGSASVICTDKTGTITENKMSLAKVFALESGKITDAGGTYDEPERKLIRVAMWASEPIPFDPMEIALHEAYAKTAVTDERPRYKMVHEYPLGGKPPMMTHLFENENNERIIAAKGAPEAIMKVADLDEIQIQQLQTTINALASEGYRILAVAEAHFAGNNFPATQQEFEFGFKGLVAFYDPPKKNIKAVLETFYKAGITVKIVTGDNAATTAAIARQIDFKGADKCISGDELMELDSNQLGHSVQKLNIFTRMYPDTKLRIINALKSQQEIVAMTGDGVNDGPALKAAHIGIAMGKKGTEIARQAASLILLEDDLSKMTDAVAMGRRIYTNLKKAIQYIISIHIPIILTVFIPLALDWIYPNIFSPVHIIFLELIMGPTCSIIYENEPMEKNTMLQKPRPFTTTFFNWKELATSVVQGLMITAGTLATYQWAVKVGLNEPQTRTMVFTCLIAANVLLTLVNRSFYYSVFTTLKYKNNLVLLIIGITIIVTGLLLYVKPLSVFFGFASLSLFQLAFAFGSGFISVAWYEIVKWRKRRTKQLS; this comes from the coding sequence ATGACATTAAATAACCTGGATATAAAAGGACTAAGCAGTAAAGAGGTTACAGAGGCCAGGCAGCGTTATGGCGCCAACAGCCTTACCTATAAAAAAGAAAACGGTTTTATTGACGCCCTGAAAAGTATTGTAAAAGAGCCAATGGTTATTTTACTATTGGTTACTGCGGCTATTTATTTTATCAGCGGGAAAAATGGCGACGGCTTTTTCCTGGCATCGGCCGTTATTTTGGTATCGGGGATTTCGCTATACCAGGATTCGCGGAGCAGGAATGCCCTTGATAAACTTAAAGATTACTCGCAGCCAACCTGTAAAGTGATAAGAGACGGTGTTATAGTGGAAATAAAAAGCGGCGACCTGGTTATTGGCGATTGTTTGATTGTTGAAGAAGGTACGTCTGTATCGGCCGATGGCGTAATTATCCAATCAAATGATTTTTCGGTAAATGAAAGCATCCTTACCGGCGAATCGCTGCCTGTTTACAAGGATAAATCAACAACCGATAATACAATTCTGCGGGGTACTACGGTAGCCGGCGGCCTGGCGATAGCCAGGGTAACTGCTATTGGCAATAAAACCCGGCTGGGCGCCATAGGCAAAAGCCTGGAAGCAATTACCGAAGAAAAGACCCCGCTTGAACTGCAGATTAACAATTTTGTAAAAAAAATGGTGGTTGCCGGCGCCATTGTTTTTATTATAGTATGGGCTATTAACTATACACATTCCCGCAACCTTACCGATAGCCTGATCAAAGCGCTTACGCTGGCTATGAGTATTTTGCCCGAGGAGATACCTGTTGCCTTCACCTCGTTTATGGCCTTGGGCGCCTGGCGGCTGATGAAAATGGGCATCGTAGTAAAGCAAATGAAAACGGTTGAAACCCTGGGCAGCGCATCTGTGATATGTACCGATAAAACAGGTACCATTACCGAAAATAAAATGAGCCTGGCTAAGGTTTTTGCGCTCGAATCGGGCAAGATTACTGATGCTGGTGGCACATACGATGAACCTGAACGGAAACTTATCAGGGTGGCAATGTGGGCCAGCGAACCTATTCCTTTTGACCCTATGGAAATTGCCTTACATGAGGCTTATGCAAAAACGGCTGTAACCGATGAGCGGCCCCGATATAAAATGGTTCATGAATATCCGCTGGGTGGTAAGCCGCCCATGATGACCCACTTGTTTGAAAACGAGAATAATGAACGGATTATAGCAGCCAAAGGCGCGCCCGAGGCGATAATGAAAGTAGCCGACCTGGATGAAATCCAAATACAGCAGTTACAAACTACTATTAATGCGCTTGCATCTGAAGGTTATCGTATTCTGGCTGTGGCAGAGGCCCACTTTGCCGGGAACAATTTTCCCGCTACGCAACAGGAGTTTGAATTTGGGTTTAAAGGTTTGGTGGCTTTTTATGATCCTCCTAAAAAAAATATAAAAGCGGTACTTGAAACGTTTTATAAAGCAGGTATAACGGTAAAGATTGTAACAGGAGATAATGCCGCTACCACCGCAGCCATTGCCCGGCAAATTGATTTTAAAGGTGCCGATAAATGCATCAGTGGCGACGAGCTGATGGAACTGGATAGCAATCAGCTTGGGCATAGTGTTCAAAAGCTAAACATTTTTACCCGCATGTACCCGGATACAAAACTCAGGATAATTAACGCCTTAAAATCACAGCAGGAGATAGTTGCCATGACCGGCGATGGCGTAAATGACGGCCCTGCACTTAAAGCCGCGCACATTGGAATAGCCATGGGTAAAAAGGGAACTGAAATTGCCAGGCAGGCCGCGTCGCTCATATTGCTGGAAGATGATTTATCAAAAATGACAGATGCGGTAGCCATGGGCCGCAGGATTTACACCAACCTTAAAAAGGCGATACAGTATATCATCTCCATCCACATACCCATCATACTAACGGTGTTTATCCCGCTTGCGCTCGACTGGATATATCCCAACATATTTTCGCCGGTGCATATTATTTTTTTGGAGTTGATTATGGGCCCTACCTGTTCAATCATCTATGAAAACGAACCCATGGAAAAAAACACCATGCTGCAAAAGCCCCGGCCATTTACTACTACTTTTTTTAACTGGAAGGAGTTGGCCACCAGCGTTGTGCAGGGACTAATGATAACCGCCGGAACTTTAGCTACCTACCAGTGGGCAGTAAAAGTCGGGTTAAATGAGCCGCAAACCCGCACCATGGTTTTTACCTGCCTTATAGCAGCCAATGTATTGCTCACGCTGGTAAACCGCTCTTTTTACTATTCAGTTTTTACAACTTTAAAGTATAAAAATAATTTGGTATTGCTCATAATTGGTATTACCATAATAGTTACAGGTTTATTGCTTTATGTAAAACCTTTATCCGTTTTCTTTGGATTTGCATCATTGAGTTTATTTCAATTAGCATTTGCTTTTGGTAGTGGATTTATATCTGTTGCCTGGTATGAAATTGTTAAGTGGAGAAAGCGGAGGACAAAACAATTAAGTTAA
- a CDS encoding (Fe-S)-binding protein — protein sequence MIAQAIFIIILGAAIYLFAKNAGKIRRNILLGKDVDRSDESATRWKIMAKVALGQTKMVKRPVAAIMHFVIYVGFVIINLEVLEIMIDGIFGSHRIFSAPLGGLYNLLIGGFEVLAVLVLVACIVFLSRRNIVHLKRFSGTEMTKWPKSDANYILCIEILLMTAFLTMNAADYKLQLLHFEHYIKAGSFPVSSLIAPILPDSTASLAMLERGCWWFHIIGILAFLNYLPYSKHFHILLAFPNVYYSNLNPKGKFTNMASVTNEVKAMLDPSFVPENTGEPARFGVKDVTDLTWKNLMEAYTCTECGRCTSVCPANITGKLLSPRKIMMDTRDRLTEVGNNLDKHGKDHNDGKSLLDNYITREELWACTTCNACAEACPVNINPLEIIVEMRRYVMMEESQAPASLNNMFSNVENNGAPWKYSQADRLNWANND from the coding sequence ATGATTGCACAGGCTATATTTATCATCATTTTAGGGGCCGCCATTTACCTGTTTGCCAAAAACGCGGGTAAAATAAGGCGCAATATATTATTGGGTAAGGATGTTGACCGCAGCGATGAGTCGGCTACGCGATGGAAAATTATGGCCAAAGTAGCGCTTGGCCAAACCAAAATGGTTAAGCGCCCGGTAGCCGCCATAATGCATTTTGTTATCTATGTAGGCTTTGTTATCATTAACCTGGAAGTGCTGGAGATTATGATTGACGGCATTTTTGGTTCGCACCGTATTTTTTCGGCCCCGCTGGGTGGCTTGTATAACCTGCTGATAGGCGGTTTTGAGGTACTGGCGGTTTTGGTACTTGTGGCCTGTATTGTTTTCCTGAGCCGGCGTAACATTGTGCACTTGAAGCGCTTCTCGGGCACGGAGATGACCAAATGGCCAAAATCAGATGCTAACTATATCCTTTGTATAGAAATATTGCTGATGACCGCGTTTTTAACCATGAACGCGGCCGATTATAAACTACAGCTATTGCATTTTGAACATTATATAAAAGCCGGCAGTTTCCCGGTAAGCTCGCTTATAGCACCGATATTGCCCGATAGCACAGCTTCATTGGCAATGCTGGAAAGAGGCTGCTGGTGGTTTCATATTATAGGTATCCTTGCGTTTTTAAATTACCTGCCTTACTCCAAGCATTTTCATATCCTGCTGGCTTTTCCCAATGTGTATTATTCAAACCTGAACCCTAAAGGAAAGTTTACCAATATGGCATCGGTTACCAACGAGGTTAAGGCTATGCTCGATCCGTCCTTCGTTCCGGAAAATACAGGCGAGCCTGCAAGGTTCGGCGTAAAAGATGTAACCGACCTTACCTGGAAAAACCTGATGGAGGCCTATACCTGCACCGAATGTGGCAGGTGTACATCGGTGTGCCCGGCAAATATTACCGGCAAACTATTATCGCCACGTAAAATTATGATGGATACCCGCGACAGGCTTACCGAAGTGGGTAACAACCTGGATAAACATGGCAAGGATCATAACGATGGTAAATCGTTGCTGGATAATTACATCACCCGCGAAGAGCTTTGGGCCTGTACCACCTGCAATGCCTGTGCCGAGGCCTGCCCGGTAAATATCAATCCGCTGGAAATAATTGTCGAGATGCGCCGCTATGTAATGATGGAAGAATCACAAGCCCCGGCAAGCCTGAACAATATGTTTAGCAATGTAGAAAATAACGGGGCCCCCTGGAAGTACAGCCAGGCCGATAGGCTAAACTGGGCAAACAACGATTAA